In the genome of Mycteria americana isolate JAX WOST 10 ecotype Jacksonville Zoo and Gardens chromosome 7, USCA_MyAme_1.0, whole genome shotgun sequence, one region contains:
- the CHRNG gene encoding LOW QUALITY PROTEIN: acetylcholine receptor subunit gamma (The sequence of the model RefSeq protein was modified relative to this genomic sequence to represent the inferred CDS: deleted 3 bases in 2 codons), with amino-acid sequence MPEELPSKLPSPRRRGRGGSPVPPQPPCLLGTADGGGGQLSRPTGRRAQNTAARAAEQSPGPCAPSTAMRCHGLLLALCALAGVGCRNQEEKLLQDLMTNYNRHLRPALHGDQIIDVTLKLTLTNLISLNEREETLTTNVWIEMQWSDYRLQWDPKKYDNIQLLRVPSTMVWLPDIVLENNIDGTFEITLYTNVLVSPDGSIYWLPPAIYRSACAIHVTYFPFDWQNCTMVFQSQTYSANEINLLLTVEEGQTVEWISIDPEAFTENGEWVIKHRPARKIINSEHFTPDDTQYQQVVFYLIIQRKPLFYIINIIVPCVLISAMAVLVYFLPAKAGGQKCTVSINVLLAQTVFLFLIAQKVPETSQAVPLIGKYLTFLMVVTVVIVVNAVIVLNVSLRTPNTHSMSQRVRQVCLHLLPRYLGMHMPEETPGPPRAARRRSSLGLMVKADEYMLWKARTELLFEKQKERDGLMKTVLEKIGRGLESGSAQDFCQSLEEASPEIRACVDACNHIANATREQNDFSSESEEWILVGRVIDRVCFFIMASLFVCGTIGIFLMAHFNQAPALPFPGDPKQYLPQ; translated from the exons ATGCCAGAGGAGCTTCCCAGCAAACTGCCATCAccccgccggcggggg cgtggggggtcacctgtccctccccagcccccgtGCCTGTTGGGAACAGCTGACGGTGGCGGGGGACAGCTGTCCCGTCCCACCGGGCGCCGGGCCCAGAACACCGCCGCACGGGCGGCCGAGCAGAGCCCCGGCCCCTGTGCCCCG AGCACCGCCATGCGCTGCCACGGCCTCCTCCTCGCCCTCTGCGCCCTGGCAG GCGTGGGCTGCAGGAACCAGGAGGAGAAGCTGCTCCAGGACCTCATGACCAACTACAACCGGCACCTGCGCCCGGCCCTGCATGGGGACCAGATCATCGATGTCACCCTCAAGCTCACCCTCACCAACCTCATCTCCCTG AATGAGCGGGAGGAGACCCTCACCACCAACGTCTGGATCGAGATG caatGGTCCGATTATCGCCTGCAGTGGGACCCCAAGAAATACGACAACATCCAGCTGCTGCGGGTGCCCTCCACCATGGTCTGGCTTCCCGACATCGTCCTGGAAAACAA CATCGACGGGACATTCGAAATCACCCTCTACACCAACGTGCTGGTGTCCCCCGACGGCAGCATCTACTGGCTGCCCCCCGCTATCTACCGCAGCGCCTGCGCCATCCATGTCACCTACTTCCCCTTCGACTGGCAGAACTGCACCATGGTCTTCCA gtccCAGACATACAGTGCCAATGAAATCAACCTGCTGCTGACGGTGGAGGAAGGCCAGACCGTGGAGTGGATCTCCATTGACCCCGAGGCTTTCACAG AGAACGGCGAATGGGTCATCAAGCACCGCCCCGCTCGGAAGATCATCAATTCGGAGCACTTCACCCCAGATGACACTCAGTACCAGCAGGTCGTCTTCTACCTCATCATCCAGCGCAAGCCACTCTTCTACATCATCAACATCATCGTGCCCTGTGTCCTCATCTCTGCCATGGCTGTGCTGGTCTACTTTCTGCCCGCCAAAG CGGGTGGGCAGAAATGCACCGTCTCCATCAACGTCCTCCTGGCCCAGAccgtcttcctcttcctcattgCCCAGAAGGTGCCTGAGACCTCCCAGGCTGTGCCTCTCATCGGGAA GTACCTGACCTTCCTCATGGTGGTGACGGTGGTGATCGTGGTGAACGCTGTCATTGTCCTCAACGTCTCACTGAGAACACCCAACACTCACTCCATGTCCCAGAGAGTGCGCCAG gtgtgcctgcacctcctgccccgcTACCTGGGCATGCACATGCCAGAGGAGACACCGGGGCCACCGCGAGCTGCCCGGAGACGCAGCTCCCTGGGGCTCATGGTGAAAGCCGACGAGTACATGCTCTGGAAAGCCCGGACCGAGCTGCTCTTTGAGAAACAGAAGGAGAGGGACGGGCTGATGAAAACTGTGCTGGAGAAGATTG GACGTGGCCTGGAGAGCGGCAGTGCCCAGGACTTCTGCCAGAGCCTGGAGGAGGCAAGCCCTGAGATCCGCGCCTGCGTGGATGCCTGCAACCACATCGCCAATGCCACGCGGGAACAGAACGACTTCAGCAGC GAGAGCGAAGAGTGGATCCTGGTGGGACGGGTGATTGACCGTGTCTGCTTCTTCATCATGGCCTCCCTCTTCGTGTGCGGCACCATCGGCATCTTCCTCATGGCTCACTTCAACCAGGCACCggccctgcccttccctggggaCCCCAAGCAGTACCTGCCGCAGTGA
- the CHRND gene encoding acetylcholine receptor subunit delta produces the protein MGDLPARLALLGALVLSGGLCVNQEERLIHHLFEEKGYNKEVRPIISTDEVVDVYLALTLSNLISLKEVDETLTTNLWLEHGWTDYRLQWNKSEFGDIEVLRLPPDMLWLPEIVLENNNDGLFEIAYYCNVLIYNTGYVYWLPPAIFRSACPINVDFFPFDWQNCTLKFSSLAYSALEISMHLKKDSDPKTGKYYPVEWIIIDPEGFTENGEWEIIHRPARKNIHPDNPPESSEHQDITFYLIIKRKPLFYVINIVTPCILIAFMAILVFYLPADSGEKMTLVISVLLAQSVFLLLISQRLPATSHAIPLIGKYLLFIMLLVTAVVVICVVVLNFHFRTPSTHIMSDWVKEVFLESLPRLLGMSQPAESPAGTPCIRRCSSAGYIAKAEEYFSVKSRSELMFEKQSERHGLASRITPARLAPADAGEEQLYEHIKPIVDGANFIVKHMQEKNSYNEEKDNWNRVARTLDRLCLFLITPMLVVGTLWIFLMGIYNHPPPLPFAGDPYDYREENKRFI, from the exons ATGGGGGACCTGCCGGCGCGGCTGGCCCTGCTCGGGGCGCTGGTGCTGTCGG GCGGGCTCTGCGTGAACCAGGAGGAACGGCTCATCCACCACCTCTTCGAAGAGAAGGGCTACAACAAGGAGGTGCGCCCCATCATCTCCACTGACGAGGTCGTGGACGTCTACCTCGCCCTCACCCTCTCCAACCTCATCTCACTG AAAGAGGTGGACGAGACGCTCACCACCAACCTATGGCTCGAGCAC GGCTGGACCGATTACCGCCTGCAGTGGAACAAGTCCGAGTTTGGGGACATCGAGGTGCTCCGCCTGCCGCCGGACATGCTGTGGCTGCCTGAGATAGTCCTGGAGAACAA CAATGATGGGCTCTTTGAGATCGCCTACTACTGCAACGTCCTCATCTACAACACGGGCTACGTCTACTGGCTGCCGCCCGCCATCTTCCGCAGCGCCTGTCCCATCAATGTTGACTTCTTCCCCTTCGACTGGCAGAACTGCACCCTCAAATTCAG CTCGCTGGCGTACAGTGCCCTAGAGATCAGCATGCACTTGAAGAAGGATAGCGACCCGAAGACGGGCAAGTATTACCCGGTGGAGTGGATCATCATCGACCCTGAAGGCTTCACGG AGAACGGGGAATGGGAAATCATCCACCGCCCGGCCCGCAAGAACATCCACCCTGACAACCCCCCCGAGAGCAGCGAGCACCAGGACATCACCTTCTACCTCATCATCAAGCGCAAGCCGCTCTTCTACGTCATCAACATCGTCACGCCTTGCATCCTCATCGCCTTCATGGCCATCCTTGTCTTCTACCTGCCTGCCGATA GTGGTGAGAAGATGACCCTGGTGATCTCAGTGCTCCTGGCCCAGTCTGTCTTCCTTCTGCTCATCTCCCAGCGCCTGCCCGCCACCTCCCATGCCATCCCCCTCATCGGCAA GTACCTGCTTTTCATCATGCTGCTGGTGACAGCCGTGGTGGTGATCTGCGTCGTGGTCCTCAACTTCCATTtccgcacccccagcacccatatcATGTCCGACTGGGTCAAAGAG GTCTTCCTGGAGAGCCTGCCCCGCCTGCTGGGCATGTCGCAGCCGGCCGAGAGCCCAGCGGGCACGCCGTGCATCCGGCGCTGCAGCTCGGCCGGCTACATCGCCAAGGCGGAGGAGTACTTCAGCGTCAAGTCCCGCAGCGAGCTCATGTTCGAGAAGCAGTCGGAGCGGCACGGGCTGGCCAGCCGCATCACCCCTGCCC GTTTGGCACCTGCGGATGCAGGCGAGGAGCAGCTCTACGAGCACATAAAACCCATCGTTGACGGTGCCAACTTCATCGTCAAGCACATGCAGGAGAAAAACAGCTACAATGAG GAGAAGGACAACTGGAACCGTGTGGCCCGGACCCTGGATcgcctctgcctcttcctcatcACCCCCATGCTGGTGGTGGGCACCCTCTGGATCTTCCTCATGGGCATCTACAACcaccccccgccgctgcccttTGCTGGAGACCCCTATGACTACCGGGAGGAGAACAAGCGCTTCATCTAG
- the PRSS56 gene encoding serine protease 56, which produces MPAGVLQALSSRGTLVLEAALRSALLALERALAEQQRQRGACGLCAPCLFPPCTNLTRHCPPPAVPPAMPPSCQALLDAQALPELPQRNWALSQACAPYQRLCPPEGAQHACAPLSARLCRHRLQECRTAATAPDPDAPAEVAMPGSCGRRGGPQANATAPRGRIMGGSVAPRGAWPWLVSVRLHGELMCGGVLVGHSWVLTAAHCFAGNQNELAWMVVVGDHELGKPDVGERAVPVRRILPHPKFNPKTFHGDLALLELAVPLAPSPTVSPVCLPSGPSEPSPGTACYIAGWGSLYEEGPAADVVMEARVPLLSQETCRGALGRDMLTNAMFCAGYLSGGIDSCQGDSGGPLACQDPSSHRFILYGITSWGDGCGERGKPGVYTRVAAFADWLSLQMDPAPGSREPSCFDLLALAQLPPEQQPPERARLCAFYAGSCRGPQGRAACDRLSEETCRARTRRCELRSYAQTLVDLLRQAGDFIRNQFDFSFLTRALPQLLGKIYGHLFHPRVRRDTPGLAVAGGQPSSMAEGPQRPPTRWGAGRPPAFAGLFGAVGPRLQDWVEALRAMGGGSPPAPTLDGGQLPGETWLFLQQGEEVVEELVGQGRAFLAQLRAELDLGTPLEATELRSAPRELSGTPMPSRSAPREKRELVPTELPRVEEEEEEEAGTGRACPGLNESVVRVGAVRELYAWVLRVPEPDLAMTFQEILVDLGSKNTKGLYRAQVRATVGGRPTVFTGLVGLESDSLARSMPGLVALALEALKT; this is translated from the exons ATGCCAGCCGGCGTCCTGCAAG CGCTGTCGAGCCGGGGGACGCTGGTGCTGGAGGCGGCGCTGAGGAGCGCGTTGCTGGCGCTGGAGCGGGCACTGGctgagcagcagcggcagcggggcgCCTGCGGGCTCTGTGccccctgcctcttccccccctGCACCAACCTCACCCGCCACTGCCCAC cgccggccgtgccccccgccaTGCCCCCCAGCTGCCAGGCCCTGCTGGATGCCCAGGCGCTGCCCGAGCTGCCCCAGCGCAACTGGGCACTGAGCCAGGCCTGTGCCCCCTACCAGCGCCTGTGCCCACCCGAGGGGGCCCAGCACGCCTGCGCCCCACTCAGCGCCCGGCTCTGCCGCCACCGCCTCCAGGAGTGCC GGACGGCCGCCACAGCCCCGGACCCCGATGCACCAGCAGAGGTGGCGATGCCAG GGAGCTGCGGGCGCCGCGGGGGCCCCCAAGCCAACGCCACGGCTCCCCGAGGACGGATCATGGGCGGCAGCGTGGCCCCACGGGGGGCCTGGCCCTGGCTGGTGTCGGTGCGGCTCCATGGGGAGCTGATGTGCGGAGGGGTGCTAGTGGGGCACTCCTGGGTCCTCACCGCAGCCCACTGCTTCGCCGG GAACCAGAATGAGCTGGCGTGGATGGTGGTGGTGGGCGACCATGAGCTGGGCAAGCCGGACGTGGGCGAGCGGGCAGTGCCCGTCCGGCGTATCCTGCCTCACCCCAAG TTTAACCCCAAGACATTTCACGGGGACCtggcgctgctggagctggcgGTGCCGCTGGCCCCATCGCCCACCGTCAGTCCCGTGTGCCTGCCCAGCGGCCCCTCggagcccagccccggcaccgcctgCTACATCGCAGGCTGGGGCTCCCTGTACGAAG AGGGGCCGGCAGCCGACGTGGTGATGGAGGCGCGAGTGCCCCTGCTCAGCCAGGAGACGTGCCGgggtgccctgggcagggacATGCTCACCAACGCCATGTTCTGTGCCGGGTACTTGTCCGGCGGCATCGACTCCTGCCAG ggggactCGGGGGGCCCACTGGCATGCCAGGACCCCTCCTCGCACCGCTTCATCCTCTACGGTATCACTTCGTGGGGCGACGGCTGCGGCGAGCGGGGCAAACCCGGCGTCTACACCCGTGTCGCTGCCTTCGCGGACTGGCTCAGCCTCCAGATGGACC CTGCCCCCGGCAGCCGGGAACCGAGCTGCTTTGACCTGCTGGCGCTGGCCCAGCTGCCCCCTGAGCAGCAGCCGCCTGAGCGTGCCCGCCTCTGCGCCTTCTACGCCGGGTCCTGCCGGGGCCCCCAGGGCCGGGCTGCCTGCGACCGCCTGTCCGAGGAGACCTGCCGCGCCAGGACGAGACGATGCG AGTTGCGCTCCTACGCCCAGACCTTGGTGGATCTCCTGCGCCAGGCTGGGGACTTCATCCGAAACCAGTTCGACTTCTCCTTCCTCACCCgcgccctgccccagctcctgggcaAGATCTACGGGCACCTCTTCCACCCCCGCGTCCGCAGGGATACCCCAG GCCTGGCTGTGGCAGGGGGCCAGCCCAGCTCCATGGCAGAGGGACCCCAGAGACCTCCCACCAG GtggggggccgggcggccgcccgCCTTCGCAGGGCTCTTTGGGGCCGTGGGACCCCGGCTGCAGGACTGGGTGGAGGCGCTGAGGGCCatgggggggggcagccccccagcacccaccctggacggggggcagctccccggggagacGTGGCTCTTCTTGCAG CAGGGtgaggaggtggtggaggagcTGGTGGGACAGGGACGAGCCTTCCTCGCCCAGCTGCGGGCGGAGCTGGACCTTGGCACCCCTCTTGAAGCCACGGAGCTGCGATCGGCACCCAGAGAGCTGTCAGGGACCCCCATGCCGAGCC GGTCCGCGCCGAGGGAGAAACGGGAGCTGGTGCCCACGGAGCTGCcgagggtggaggaggaggaggaggaggaggcaggcacaggcagag cctgccccggCCTCAACGAGTCAGTGGTGCGGGTGGGTGCGGTGCGGGAGCTGTACGCCTGGGTGCTGCGGGTGCCCGAGCCGGACCTGGCCATGACCTTCCAGGAG ATCCTGGTGGATTTGGGCTCCAAAAACACCAAGGGGCTGTACCGGGCGCAGGTGCGGGCCACGGTGGGGGGCCGCCCCACGGTCTTCACTGGCCTCGTGGGGCTGGAGAGTGACTCGCTGGCCCGCAGCATGCCTGGCCTCGTCGCTTTGGCGCTCGAGGCGCTGAAAACCTAA